A single genomic interval of Arthrobacter globiformis harbors:
- a CDS encoding ROK family transcriptional regulator, translating to MSPRTGNGQTAESVSADPMGSLSRAGDLFQLLRDGRARTRAELALTTGLARSTVASRIDALIASGLVGPAGEATSSGGRPPSRFAFKPAARAVLAVDVGATHVIIAVTDLGGNILSERRLAQDVAEGPEAVLGRLVAEATSLLAETGRTTEDLAGVGIGLPGPVEHASGMPVKPPIMPGWDGFDVVSHVQRSFPVPVLVDNDVNIMALGERTAHWPEHDNFLFIKVATGIGAGIISNGELQRGANGTAGDLGHVRVPRGDDVLCRCGNYGCLEALASGPAVARALAALGVQAESGADVLRLVAGGNLQAIQALRQAGRDVGDVLATVVNLLNPSVIVVGGSLGQAGEHLMAGVREVVYRRSLPLATTHLRIGLSMAGGQAAVLGASQMVTQHVLSPTVIEATLQATG from the coding sequence ATGAGTCCACGAACGGGTAATGGCCAAACTGCGGAGTCGGTTTCCGCCGACCCTATGGGCAGTCTGTCCCGCGCTGGCGACCTCTTTCAGCTGCTCCGCGACGGAAGGGCCCGGACCCGCGCCGAGCTGGCGCTGACAACAGGACTCGCGCGGTCCACCGTCGCCTCCCGTATTGATGCCCTGATTGCTTCCGGACTGGTCGGCCCCGCTGGCGAGGCGACATCGAGCGGCGGCAGGCCGCCGTCGCGCTTTGCCTTCAAGCCGGCTGCCCGCGCTGTGCTGGCTGTCGACGTCGGTGCCACGCACGTGATCATCGCGGTCACTGACCTGGGCGGAAATATCCTCAGTGAGCGGCGGCTGGCCCAGGATGTTGCCGAGGGGCCGGAGGCAGTGCTGGGCCGGCTCGTGGCCGAGGCGACGTCGCTGCTGGCGGAGACGGGACGCACCACGGAAGACCTTGCCGGCGTCGGGATCGGCCTGCCGGGGCCCGTGGAGCACGCCAGCGGCATGCCGGTGAAGCCGCCCATCATGCCGGGCTGGGACGGGTTCGACGTGGTCAGCCACGTCCAGCGCTCGTTCCCTGTCCCGGTGCTGGTGGACAACGACGTCAACATCATGGCCCTGGGTGAACGCACAGCCCACTGGCCGGAGCACGACAACTTCCTGTTTATCAAGGTGGCCACAGGCATTGGGGCCGGCATCATCAGCAACGGCGAACTGCAGCGCGGAGCCAACGGCACCGCCGGCGACCTGGGCCACGTCCGCGTGCCCAGAGGCGACGACGTCCTGTGCCGGTGCGGCAACTACGGGTGCCTTGAGGCGCTCGCGTCCGGCCCTGCCGTGGCGCGGGCACTGGCGGCGCTGGGTGTCCAGGCAGAGAGCGGGGCCGACGTCCTTCGCCTGGTGGCCGGGGGCAACCTGCAGGCCATTCAGGCCCTGCGCCAGGCCGGCCGGGATGTGGGCGACGTGCTCGCCACGGTGGTGAACCTCCTCAATCCCTCCGTCATTGTCGTCGGGGGAAGCCTTGGACAGGCCGGCGAACACCTCATGGCGGGCGTGCGCGAAGTGGTTTACCGCAGGTCGCTTCCGCTTGCCACCACGCACCTGCGCATCGGCCTGTCCATGGCGGGCGGCCAGGCGGCCGTGCTGGGCGCGAGCCAGATGGTCACCCAGCACGTCCTGTCCCCGACGGTCATCGAAGCCACGCTGCAGGCCACGGGCTAG
- a CDS encoding sugar phosphate isomerase/epimerase family protein, translated as MSYSLQLYTLRNAIQEDLPGTIKKVAEIGFTQVEPYNFVATAKELGAALKENGLTAPSGHAPLLSQDQDEIFAAAKELGITTVIDPYLPAEHWQKAEDIQATAAKLNAAAKKGAEYGIRVGYHNHAWELESSIEGQTALEYFEGLLDPELVLEVDTYWVAVGGQDPVEILAKLGDRVKFIHIKDGPLNTDTKAQQPAGQGKIAVWDVIGAAKSLEVGVVEFDDYSGDIFDGITQSLAFLNSAKAAEGVQA; from the coding sequence ATGTCTTACTCACTCCAGCTGTACACCCTGCGCAACGCGATCCAGGAGGACCTTCCCGGCACCATCAAGAAGGTGGCAGAGATCGGCTTCACGCAGGTGGAGCCGTACAACTTCGTGGCCACGGCCAAGGAGCTTGGCGCCGCGCTGAAGGAGAACGGCCTCACCGCCCCGTCCGGCCACGCGCCGCTGCTCAGCCAGGACCAGGACGAGATCTTCGCCGCCGCCAAGGAACTCGGCATCACCACCGTCATCGACCCCTACCTGCCGGCCGAGCACTGGCAGAAGGCCGAGGACATCCAGGCCACCGCTGCCAAGCTCAACGCCGCCGCCAAGAAGGGCGCCGAATACGGCATCCGCGTGGGCTACCACAACCACGCCTGGGAGCTGGAGTCCAGCATCGAGGGCCAGACCGCCCTGGAGTACTTCGAAGGGCTGCTGGACCCCGAACTGGTCCTGGAGGTGGATACCTACTGGGTTGCCGTGGGCGGCCAGGACCCGGTGGAGATCCTGGCCAAACTGGGAGACCGGGTGAAGTTCATTCACATCAAGGACGGCCCGCTTAACACGGACACCAAGGCCCAGCAGCCGGCGGGCCAGGGCAAGATCGCCGTGTGGGACGTCATCGGCGCGGCAAAGTCGCTAGAAGTCGGCGTCGTCGAATTCGACGACTACTCCGGAGACATCTTCGACGGCATCACCCAATCGCTTGCCTTCCTGAACTCCGCAAAGGCCGCTGAAGGAGTACAGGCATGA
- a CDS encoding sugar phosphate isomerase/epimerase family protein has product MPRPYTLFTGQWADLPFEEVARLASGWGYDGLEIAVSGDHLDAWRWDEPGYVDSKLAVLEKYNLKVWAISNHLKGQAVCDDPIDFRHEAIVGSKVWGDGDPEGVRQRAAEEMKHTARLAKALGVDTVVGFTGSSIWQYVAMFPPVPEKVIDAGYQDFADRWNPILDVFDECGVRFAHEVHPSEIAYDYWTTVRTLEAIGHREAFGLNWDPSHFMWQGIDPVSFIWDFKDRIYHVDCKDTKLRPTGRNTVMGSHLPWGDPRRGWDFVSAGRGDVPWESSFRALTAIGYTGPISVEWEDAGMDRLHGAPEALATLKKFDFPASNTSFDAAFSSKD; this is encoded by the coding sequence ATGCCCCGCCCGTACACCCTGTTCACCGGCCAGTGGGCCGACCTGCCCTTCGAGGAAGTCGCCAGGCTGGCCTCCGGCTGGGGCTACGACGGCTTGGAAATCGCCGTCTCCGGGGATCACCTGGACGCCTGGCGCTGGGACGAACCCGGCTACGTCGACTCCAAACTCGCCGTCCTGGAAAAGTACAACCTCAAGGTCTGGGCGATCTCCAACCACCTCAAGGGCCAGGCCGTTTGCGATGACCCGATCGACTTCCGCCACGAAGCCATCGTCGGCTCCAAGGTCTGGGGCGACGGCGACCCCGAAGGCGTCCGCCAACGCGCCGCCGAGGAAATGAAACACACCGCCCGGCTCGCCAAAGCCCTCGGCGTGGACACCGTCGTCGGATTCACCGGCTCCTCCATCTGGCAGTACGTCGCGATGTTCCCGCCTGTGCCGGAAAAGGTCATCGACGCCGGTTACCAGGACTTCGCCGACCGCTGGAACCCCATCCTGGACGTCTTTGACGAATGCGGCGTCCGGTTCGCCCACGAGGTCCACCCCTCCGAAATCGCCTACGACTACTGGACCACCGTCCGCACCCTCGAAGCGATCGGGCACCGTGAAGCGTTCGGCCTGAACTGGGACCCCTCCCACTTCATGTGGCAGGGCATCGACCCCGTCTCCTTCATCTGGGACTTCAAGGACCGGATCTACCACGTGGACTGCAAGGACACCAAGCTCCGCCCCACCGGCCGGAACACCGTCATGGGCTCACACCTGCCCTGGGGCGACCCCCGCCGCGGCTGGGACTTCGTCTCTGCCGGCCGCGGCGACGTCCCCTGGGAATCCTCCTTCCGAGCCCTCACCGCGATCGGCTACACCGGCCCGATCTCTGTGGAATGGGAAGACGCCGGCATGGACCGCCTCCACGGCGCCCCCGAAGCCCTCGCCACGCTGAAGAAGTTCGACTTCCCCGCCTCAAACACCTCCTTCGACGCCGCCTTCAGCAGCAAGGACTGA
- a CDS encoding Gfo/Idh/MocA family protein, translating into MSTSSPRRGPVGVAVIGAGNISKQYLDNLTVFPDLKVHVIADLFEEAAEARAKEYGIPEWGGVDAALNHPDVEIIINLTIPAAHVEVATAAVNAGKHVWTEKPFSLDRESGLGLLKTADAAGIRLGTAPDTFLGAGLQTARRLIERGDIGTPLTAMTTFQTPGPESWHPNPAFLFQYGAGPLFDMGPYYLTALVQTFGSVRRVAAIGSKAKEVRVIGSGPKLGEEFTVDVPTHVSAMAEFEGGQSSHSVFSFESPRQRMGFVEITGTEATISLPDPNYFDGDVRLWRAGDEDWTVIPATGPSNGRGMGVLDMARSIRAGVTHRATGNLAYHVLDTMVSISESVESGSFVTVESSAPASPALPEDWNPTASTL; encoded by the coding sequence ATGAGCACCTCATCCCCCCGCCGCGGGCCGGTCGGCGTCGCCGTCATCGGTGCCGGCAACATCAGCAAACAGTATCTGGACAACCTGACGGTCTTCCCGGACCTCAAGGTCCACGTCATTGCCGACCTCTTCGAGGAGGCGGCCGAGGCGCGGGCCAAGGAATACGGCATCCCGGAGTGGGGCGGCGTGGACGCCGCACTGAACCATCCCGACGTCGAAATCATCATCAACCTGACCATCCCGGCCGCCCACGTGGAGGTCGCGACGGCGGCGGTGAACGCCGGCAAGCACGTCTGGACCGAGAAGCCGTTCTCGCTGGACCGTGAATCAGGGCTGGGGCTGCTGAAGACGGCCGACGCCGCAGGCATCCGCCTCGGTACCGCACCGGACACGTTCCTCGGCGCCGGACTCCAGACCGCGCGCAGGCTCATCGAACGGGGGGACATCGGCACGCCGCTCACCGCCATGACCACGTTCCAGACCCCCGGACCGGAATCCTGGCATCCGAATCCGGCGTTCCTCTTCCAGTACGGCGCCGGGCCCCTGTTCGACATGGGCCCGTACTACCTCACCGCACTGGTCCAGACCTTCGGGTCCGTGCGTCGGGTCGCGGCCATCGGCTCCAAAGCCAAGGAAGTCCGCGTCATCGGTTCCGGGCCCAAGCTGGGCGAGGAGTTCACTGTGGACGTCCCCACCCACGTCAGCGCCATGGCCGAGTTCGAAGGCGGCCAGTCCTCGCACAGCGTCTTTTCCTTCGAGTCGCCCCGGCAGCGGATGGGCTTCGTGGAAATCACCGGCACTGAGGCCACCATTTCCCTCCCGGACCCCAACTACTTCGACGGCGACGTGCGGCTCTGGCGCGCCGGCGATGAAGATTGGACAGTTATCCCCGCAACCGGACCGTCCAACGGCCGCGGCATGGGTGTGCTGGACATGGCCCGCTCCATCCGCGCCGGAGTGACGCACCGCGCCACAGGCAACCTCGCCTACCACGTCTTGGATACCATGGTCTCGATTTCCGAGTCCGTCGAATCGGGCAGCTTCGTCACCGTTGAAAGCTCCGCCCCCGCGTCCCCGGCCCTCCCCGAGGACTGGAACCCCACCGCTTCCACACTCTAG
- a CDS encoding ABC transporter substrate-binding protein, with the protein MSAKSSIASSAFSRRGFLGFAAAAASAPLLAACGGGSASQGGGGGASGTVKFWDMPWATPAYNDAAKGIAEGFSGAGGSKATYQTIQWNNFYQTFSSAIASKTGPAVSTGGGFQAFQFEQQGQIAYADKAIEKLKASGQFNDFLPGVLDPFKSDKGYVAVPWQLDMRVFWYRKSLFEKANVALPTDWPSLLEAGKALKKVGAFGFTTGAGAGNNYANHSMIMMMVNNGGGVFNKDGELDLLNDRNVEAMEFVLELVSNGIVDPAAVSYTTDNMSAQWKDGKAGFGLFQVNVPERVGDTSGDLLVADPLTGPHGDKATIVFPNNIMMYTNTPSQDASEEFLVYYLGQLKQLWQKKLMSALPVFKSITQLPEFASDPNNVKIVKDWQPIAKTFASQGNSLNANLAALDGGQALNQFSQTIITGKSDAKTALQAFQSGLESVLKK; encoded by the coding sequence GTGTCTGCTAAATCCTCCATCGCATCCTCCGCCTTTTCCCGCAGGGGATTCCTCGGCTTCGCTGCCGCTGCGGCTTCCGCTCCCCTCCTGGCAGCATGCGGCGGCGGCTCGGCAAGCCAAGGCGGAGGCGGCGGAGCCAGCGGAACCGTCAAGTTCTGGGATATGCCTTGGGCCACCCCCGCCTACAATGACGCCGCCAAGGGCATTGCCGAGGGTTTCTCCGGTGCTGGCGGCAGCAAGGCCACCTACCAGACCATCCAGTGGAACAACTTTTACCAGACCTTCTCCTCGGCCATCGCGTCCAAGACGGGCCCGGCTGTGTCCACAGGCGGCGGCTTCCAGGCCTTCCAGTTCGAGCAGCAGGGCCAGATCGCCTACGCCGACAAGGCGATCGAGAAGCTCAAGGCCAGCGGCCAGTTCAACGACTTCCTGCCGGGCGTGCTGGATCCGTTCAAGTCGGACAAGGGCTATGTGGCGGTCCCGTGGCAGCTGGACATGCGCGTTTTCTGGTACCGGAAGTCCCTGTTTGAGAAGGCGAACGTCGCCCTGCCGACGGACTGGCCGTCCCTCCTTGAAGCAGGCAAGGCACTGAAGAAGGTCGGTGCCTTCGGCTTCACCACCGGTGCAGGCGCCGGCAACAACTATGCCAACCATTCCATGATCATGATGATGGTCAACAACGGCGGCGGCGTATTCAACAAGGACGGCGAGCTGGACCTTCTCAACGACCGCAACGTCGAGGCCATGGAGTTCGTCCTGGAACTCGTTTCCAACGGCATCGTCGATCCTGCCGCCGTCAGCTACACCACCGACAACATGTCGGCGCAGTGGAAAGATGGCAAAGCAGGCTTCGGCCTTTTCCAAGTGAACGTCCCGGAGCGCGTGGGCGACACATCCGGCGACCTTCTGGTGGCGGACCCCCTGACCGGACCGCACGGGGACAAGGCGACCATCGTCTTCCCGAACAACATCATGATGTACACCAACACTCCCTCGCAGGACGCTTCCGAGGAGTTCCTGGTGTATTACCTGGGCCAGCTCAAGCAGCTGTGGCAGAAGAAGCTGATGTCTGCACTGCCTGTCTTCAAATCCATCACCCAGCTCCCCGAGTTCGCCAGTGACCCGAACAACGTCAAAATCGTCAAGGATTGGCAGCCCATCGCCAAGACCTTTGCCTCCCAGGGCAACAGTCTGAACGCCAACCTCGCCGCGCTTGATGGCGGACAAGCACTGAACCAGTTCAGCCAGACCATCATCACCGGAAAATCGGATGCCAAAACTGCGCTGCAGGCGTTCCAGTCCGGCCTCGAATCCGTGCTGAAGAAGTAA
- a CDS encoding carbohydrate ABC transporter permease has translation MALTETQSGLSRARRGVAPGGPGTAPVKRRSKLSAQTSRTFFWLLLPSVVLLVLIHGYPLIHAAVQATHDGNLLQTGNFVGGENFSTVLTSPAFWKAAQFTLWFTIVGVFGSWLVGLGLALLLRTKIPAGGTFKVLLLLPWVVPIVVSSTAWNWLVATPDSLIPSLFRNLGLGTPLFLADPTLASITVMVFKVWVSFPFMMMMISAALASVDSTVYEAASMDGATRWQQFSQITLPLIARSTYISWILMTIFCVNDFPTIYLLTGGGPVSATTSLVVLAYRTVFQDFATGPGVAIAFLMTMTLVVISVILYRQIRKSSVE, from the coding sequence ATGGCTCTGACCGAAACCCAGTCCGGCCTGTCCCGCGCCCGCCGGGGCGTTGCCCCAGGCGGGCCCGGGACCGCCCCCGTCAAACGCAGGAGCAAGCTCTCCGCCCAGACCAGCAGGACATTCTTCTGGCTCCTGCTCCCCTCCGTGGTCCTGCTTGTTTTGATCCACGGCTACCCGCTGATCCATGCGGCTGTTCAGGCCACGCACGACGGGAACCTGCTGCAGACCGGCAACTTCGTGGGCGGGGAGAACTTTTCAACCGTTCTGACCTCGCCCGCGTTCTGGAAGGCCGCCCAATTCACGCTCTGGTTCACCATCGTGGGCGTGTTCGGGTCCTGGCTCGTGGGCCTGGGCCTGGCCCTGCTGCTGCGCACCAAGATCCCCGCCGGCGGCACCTTCAAAGTCCTGCTCCTCCTGCCCTGGGTGGTGCCGATCGTGGTGTCCTCCACCGCCTGGAACTGGCTGGTGGCCACCCCGGACAGCCTGATCCCGTCCCTGTTCCGCAACCTCGGGCTGGGTACCCCGCTGTTCCTCGCCGACCCCACCCTCGCCTCTATCACCGTCATGGTGTTCAAGGTCTGGGTCAGCTTCCCGTTCATGATGATGATGATCTCGGCCGCGCTGGCCTCCGTAGACAGCACCGTCTACGAAGCGGCCAGCATGGACGGCGCCACCCGCTGGCAGCAGTTCAGCCAGATCACCCTGCCGCTGATCGCCCGTTCCACCTACATCAGCTGGATCCTGATGACGATCTTCTGCGTCAACGACTTCCCCACCATCTACCTGCTGACCGGCGGCGGACCGGTCAGTGCCACCACATCCCTGGTGGTCCTGGCCTACCGGACGGTCTTCCAGGACTTCGCCACCGGTCCCGGCGTGGCCATCGCCTTCCTCATGACCATGACCCTCGTGGTCATCTCGGTCATCCTCTACCGCCAGATCCGAAAGTCGAGCGTCGAATAA
- a CDS encoding TolB family protein — translation MIRTLQPGQRCEVWIASITGERELVFATEDILLEAPNWTLNGEALVLNGDGKLWTFDLAGRTISQVPLTGIPDLNNDHVLDPDGEHIFLSANDGHIYGAALRGGQATRVTKDDGFFHFLHGVSADGQELAYVGIEAGDFTQPGRLMTVPASGGASTPISVDGHCDGPEYSPDGEWLYFNTEAFTSQPGHAQLARVRSAGGSNPEQLLVSHTVDWFPHLSPNGRLASYIRFPSGTEGHPADLPVDVVVVSTDDWAAPLHTWPVFGGQGTLNVNSWSPDSARLAYVAYPIANSTPAKD, via the coding sequence ATGATCCGCACGCTTCAGCCCGGCCAGCGGTGTGAGGTCTGGATTGCCTCCATCACCGGCGAGCGCGAACTTGTCTTCGCCACCGAGGACATACTCCTGGAGGCGCCCAACTGGACGCTCAACGGCGAAGCGCTGGTCCTCAACGGCGACGGGAAGCTGTGGACCTTCGACCTTGCCGGCCGGACCATCAGCCAGGTCCCGCTCACCGGAATCCCCGACCTCAACAACGACCATGTCCTCGACCCCGACGGCGAGCACATCTTCCTCTCGGCCAACGACGGCCACATCTACGGTGCAGCCCTGCGCGGTGGCCAAGCTACGCGCGTCACCAAAGACGATGGCTTCTTCCACTTCCTCCACGGCGTCAGCGCGGACGGCCAGGAACTGGCCTACGTGGGCATCGAGGCCGGCGATTTCACCCAGCCGGGCAGGCTCATGACCGTCCCGGCCAGCGGCGGCGCGTCCACGCCCATCAGCGTCGACGGCCACTGCGACGGGCCCGAGTACTCTCCGGACGGCGAATGGCTGTATTTCAATACCGAGGCCTTCACCAGCCAGCCTGGCCACGCGCAGCTGGCACGCGTGCGTTCCGCGGGCGGCAGCAACCCGGAGCAGCTGCTGGTGAGCCACACCGTCGACTGGTTCCCGCATCTGTCCCCCAACGGCCGCCTGGCCAGCTACATCCGTTTCCCCAGCGGCACCGAAGGGCACCCGGCCGACCTGCCGGTCGACGTCGTAGTTGTCTCCACGGATGACTGGGCAGCGCCGCTCCACACGTGGCCCGTCTTCGGCGGGCAGGGGACGCTCAACGTCAACAGCTGGTCGCCCGACTCCGCCCGCCTCGCCTACGTGGCCTACCCGATCGCCAACTCCACCCCCGCAAAGGACTAA
- a CDS encoding Gfo/Idh/MocA family protein has translation MSSQHQSGAPLGVGILGAGPVTQAIHLPSLARLTDILEVRHIMDVDPAVAESVARRVGARFSTSLEELLADPGVDIVAICSPHQFHAAQVIASCRAGKKAVLCEKPFAMTGEEAAGISAVSTETGVPIIVGAMHTFDPGWLAAEAAWGDLPEQVHTIRSSIVLPPNPRFEDFATEIVGRVPVPPQDLSDPEVIKARLQGGVMGLAIHDLPLVRRFTPDFASVEVLHAEIAQPFGYVISLRAGAVSIELRAAMNGTWEPSWVFEAIGDDAALRIDFTPSYVHAGSAAAQIRKDGQTLFLGPYGHNGYEGEWRKLAELARGTGQPPSAETLIHDLEFALSIADAAVGLVDTGNGRVAAGEEVNA, from the coding sequence TTGTCGAGCCAGCACCAATCAGGGGCGCCCCTTGGCGTCGGCATCCTGGGCGCGGGGCCTGTCACGCAGGCTATCCACCTTCCGTCCCTGGCCAGACTCACTGACATCCTGGAGGTGCGCCACATCATGGACGTGGATCCGGCAGTGGCCGAATCCGTCGCCCGCAGGGTGGGGGCACGCTTCAGCACCAGCTTGGAGGAACTGCTGGCCGATCCCGGGGTCGACATCGTCGCCATCTGCAGCCCGCACCAGTTCCATGCCGCCCAGGTCATCGCCAGCTGCCGGGCGGGAAAGAAGGCGGTGCTGTGCGAGAAGCCGTTCGCGATGACCGGGGAGGAAGCGGCCGGCATCTCCGCGGTCTCGACCGAAACCGGCGTGCCCATCATTGTCGGCGCGATGCACACCTTCGATCCGGGCTGGCTCGCGGCCGAAGCGGCCTGGGGGGACCTGCCGGAGCAGGTCCACACCATCCGTTCCTCCATCGTCCTGCCGCCCAATCCGCGCTTTGAGGACTTCGCCACCGAGATCGTGGGCCGGGTTCCCGTGCCGCCCCAGGACCTCAGCGACCCCGAGGTCATTAAGGCCCGCCTCCAGGGCGGCGTGATGGGCCTGGCCATCCATGATCTTCCCCTGGTTCGGCGCTTCACGCCCGATTTTGCCTCCGTGGAGGTTCTGCACGCCGAAATCGCGCAGCCGTTCGGCTATGTCATCTCGCTGCGGGCCGGGGCGGTCAGCATCGAGCTGCGCGCGGCCATGAATGGTACTTGGGAACCGTCGTGGGTGTTCGAAGCCATCGGCGATGACGCCGCCCTGAGGATCGACTTCACGCCGTCGTATGTCCACGCTGGCTCTGCGGCAGCGCAAATCCGGAAGGACGGGCAGACCCTGTTCCTTGGCCCCTATGGCCACAACGGCTACGAAGGCGAATGGCGCAAGCTCGCCGAACTGGCCCGGGGAACAGGACAACCGCCGTCGGCCGAAACACTTATCCACGACCTGGAGTTCGCCCTGTCCATCGCCGACGCCGCCGTCGGCCTTGTTGACACCGGCAATGGCAGGGTCGCCGCAGGCGAGGAGGTTAACGCATGA
- a CDS encoding carbohydrate ABC transporter permease, which translates to MSAVLHAHPESGPALGVDAGKPRKVLSEAGQRGRWWRFTAILAITAIVLVPIVVTVLLAFTPGPNSTATGLTFENISNVFSKTLAATWLKNSLITTLATVIISVAVAAPAGYVLSRGRSKAVSGYSLLLFVMQSLPIITSVVPLFILFAGMGLVDNLMGLTIIYVGSTMTVATWMMAAYFDSIPISLEEASWIDGCSVFGSFTKVVLRNSLPGILSTAIFSFLLAWNDYLVAIVFLRSNEIFTLPMGVQSFFQQNATDWTSVMALAVIMMLPPVIVFATLNRYFSVGGIGGSLAGR; encoded by the coding sequence ATGAGCGCAGTACTCCACGCCCATCCCGAATCCGGCCCCGCGCTCGGCGTCGATGCCGGCAAGCCCCGCAAGGTGCTCTCCGAGGCGGGCCAGCGCGGCCGCTGGTGGCGCTTCACGGCCATCCTGGCTATCACCGCGATCGTGCTGGTGCCCATCGTGGTCACCGTGCTCCTAGCGTTCACCCCCGGACCCAACAGCACCGCCACTGGCCTGACTTTCGAGAACATCAGCAACGTCTTCTCCAAGACGCTTGCCGCCACCTGGCTCAAGAACAGTCTGATTACTACTCTGGCCACCGTCATCATTTCAGTGGCCGTGGCAGCACCGGCCGGCTACGTCCTCTCCCGCGGACGCAGCAAGGCAGTGTCCGGGTACTCACTGCTGTTGTTCGTCATGCAGTCACTGCCCATCATCACCTCCGTGGTGCCGCTGTTCATCCTGTTCGCCGGCATGGGACTGGTGGACAACCTCATGGGCCTGACCATCATCTATGTCGGCTCAACCATGACCGTGGCCACCTGGATGATGGCCGCGTACTTCGACTCCATCCCGATCAGCCTCGAGGAAGCCTCGTGGATCGACGGCTGCTCAGTATTCGGCTCCTTCACAAAGGTTGTGCTGCGCAACAGCCTGCCCGGCATCCTCTCCACAGCGATCTTCTCGTTCCTGCTGGCCTGGAACGACTACCTGGTAGCCATCGTGTTCCTCCGGTCCAACGAAATCTTCACCCTGCCCATGGGCGTCCAGTCCTTCTTCCAGCAGAACGCTACGGACTGGACATCCGTCATGGCCCTCGCCGTGATCATGATGCTGCCGCCCGTCATCGTCTTCGCCACCCTGAACAGATACTTCAGCGTCGGCGGCATCGGCGGATCCCTCGCCGGCCGCTAG
- a CDS encoding Gfo/Idh/MocA family protein, with the protein MTSHESPGTPPGAKRPLGVAMIGYAFMGKAHSNAWRNVASYFDVPAFEQKVLIGRDAGQVATAAAKYGWAESATDWRSVLERYDIDIVDICAPGWMHAEIAIAALEAGKHVLVEKPLANTLAEAEAMTSAAQAARARGVQSMVGFNYRRVPALALARELIAEGRLGTVRHVRAAYLQDWLADAESPMTWRLNKETAGSGALGDIASHAIDQVLFLLGDAVTEVSGRLHTFTPVRPGKHGPEEVTVDDAAWVTLSLASGAVASVEVSRVATGQKNALKLEIYGEKGTILFDLENLNELGFLDATAPVREQGFRRILVNEPEHPYLEAWWPQGHIIGWEHTFTHEIRDFLAAIGTGEAPSPSFEEGLTVQRVLAAVEESAAAKSATIQLVQPTGEAAAAPLADTATEGA; encoded by the coding sequence ATGACTTCCCACGAATCCCCCGGTACACCGCCGGGTGCCAAGCGCCCCTTGGGTGTGGCGATGATCGGCTATGCCTTCATGGGCAAGGCCCACTCGAACGCGTGGCGGAACGTCGCGTCATACTTCGACGTCCCGGCCTTCGAACAGAAAGTGCTCATTGGGCGGGATGCCGGCCAGGTCGCCACGGCCGCGGCAAAGTATGGCTGGGCCGAGTCCGCGACGGACTGGCGCTCTGTTCTGGAACGGTACGACATCGACATCGTGGACATTTGCGCCCCGGGCTGGATGCACGCCGAGATCGCCATCGCCGCCCTCGAGGCCGGGAAGCACGTGCTCGTGGAGAAGCCACTGGCCAACACCCTTGCAGAGGCCGAGGCCATGACCTCCGCGGCTCAGGCGGCACGCGCACGTGGTGTGCAGTCCATGGTCGGGTTCAACTACCGCCGCGTGCCCGCCCTGGCACTCGCCCGGGAACTGATCGCGGAAGGCCGCCTTGGCACGGTGCGCCACGTCCGCGCGGCCTACCTGCAGGACTGGCTCGCCGACGCGGAGTCACCGATGACCTGGCGGCTGAACAAGGAAACCGCCGGGTCCGGTGCCCTCGGGGACATCGCGTCCCATGCGATCGACCAGGTCCTGTTCCTGCTCGGGGACGCCGTCACCGAGGTCTCCGGCCGGCTGCATACTTTCACTCCGGTCCGGCCGGGAAAGCACGGGCCGGAAGAAGTGACGGTCGACGACGCCGCCTGGGTCACGCTGTCCCTCGCCTCCGGGGCCGTCGCCTCCGTCGAGGTCTCCCGGGTGGCCACCGGGCAGAAGAACGCCCTGAAACTGGAGATCTACGGTGAGAAGGGCACCATCCTCTTCGACCTGGAGAACCTGAACGAACTCGGCTTCCTGGACGCCACGGCGCCGGTGCGGGAGCAGGGCTTCCGCCGGATCCTGGTCAATGAGCCCGAACACCCCTACCTGGAAGCGTGGTGGCCGCAGGGCCACATCATCGGCTGGGAGCACACCTTCACGCACGAGATCCGCGACTTCCTGGCCGCGATCGGCACCGGCGAGGCGCCGTCGCCGTCGTTCGAGGAGGGCCTCACCGTCCAGCGCGTCCTCGCCGCCGTCGAGGAGTCAGCGGCAGCCAAAAGCGCCACCATCCAACTCGTCCAGCCCACCGGCGAGGCAGCCGCCGCGCCCTTGGCCGACACTGCTACCGAAGGAGCCTGA